One window of the Arthrobacter sp. D5-1 genome contains the following:
- a CDS encoding metal-sensitive transcriptional regulator produces the protein MSTPDLSIGQPDAPTINVEPEHAAPHGYTSNKDAYIKRLKRIEGQVRGIARMVEDDKYCIDILTQVAAATKALHAVSLGLVEEHIGHCVVGAASEPNPEARAEQIDAKVKEATDAIGRLLR, from the coding sequence ATGAGCACGCCAGATCTGAGCATTGGCCAACCTGATGCACCCACCATCAACGTGGAACCGGAGCACGCCGCACCCCACGGGTACACCAGCAACAAGGATGCCTACATCAAACGATTGAAACGGATCGAGGGGCAAGTCCGCGGAATCGCGCGGATGGTGGAGGACGACAAGTACTGCATCGACATCCTGACCCAAGTGGCCGCCGCCACCAAGGCCCTCCATGCCGTCAGCCTTGGACTCGTAGAGGAGCACATCGGCCACTGTGTGGTCGGTGCTGCCTCCGAGCCCAACCCGGAAGCCCGCGCCGAACAGATCGACGCCAAAGTGAAGGAGGCCACCGATGCCATCGGGCGCCTGCTGCGGTAA